One Bacteroidales bacterium genomic region harbors:
- the clpX gene encoding ATP-dependent Clp protease ATP-binding subunit ClpX produces MEKCSFCGREKKDTNLLIAGISGHICDKCIEQAYSIVQEEVKKKNDFDINEIQLLKPSEIKEFLDQYVIGQEEAKKYLSVAVYNHYKRLMHYSSNQKEDIEIDKSNIVLVGETGTGKTLLARTIAKMLQVPFTIVDATVLTEAGYVGEDIESILSRLLQVADYNVEAAERGIVFIDEIDKIARKGDNPSITRDVSGEGVQQGLLKLLEGSAINVPPQGGRKHPDQKMIQVNTNNILFICGGAFDGIEKKIGQRLNTQVIGYSSSKQKEKIDRENLLQYIAPQDLKAYGLIPEIVGRLPVLTYLNPLDQSALKQILTEPKNSIVKQYKKLFELDGKKLTFQEEVLDYIVQKAVEFKLGARGLRSICEAIMTDVMYDMPSIEDEEIEITLDYARKKLGKVNMHRLKVA; encoded by the coding sequence ATGGAAAAGTGCTCATTTTGCGGTAGAGAAAAAAAGGATACAAATTTACTTATTGCAGGAATATCCGGTCATATATGCGACAAATGTATAGAGCAGGCCTATAGTATCGTCCAGGAAGAAGTTAAAAAGAAAAATGATTTTGACATCAACGAGATTCAGTTACTAAAACCTTCTGAAATCAAGGAATTCCTGGATCAATATGTAATCGGTCAGGAAGAGGCCAAAAAATATCTCTCGGTGGCGGTTTATAACCATTACAAAAGGCTCATGCATTATAGCAGCAACCAAAAAGAGGATATAGAGATCGACAAATCAAATATCGTTTTGGTGGGAGAAACCGGCACCGGGAAAACACTTTTGGCCAGGACCATTGCAAAAATGCTCCAGGTACCGTTTACCATCGTTGACGCTACGGTATTAACCGAGGCCGGGTATGTAGGAGAGGATATTGAAAGCATTCTTTCCAGACTGCTCCAGGTGGCCGATTATAATGTGGAGGCTGCGGAAAGGGGCATCGTTTTTATCGACGAAATTGACAAAATCGCCCGGAAAGGGGATAATCCATCCATAACCAGAGACGTTTCAGGAGAAGGCGTGCAGCAAGGTCTGCTGAAACTTCTGGAAGGGTCTGCCATCAACGTTCCTCCCCAGGGTGGAAGGAAACACCCCGATCAGAAGATGATCCAGGTAAATACCAACAACATCCTTTTTATCTGTGGCGGGGCTTTCGATGGTATCGAAAAGAAAATCGGGCAAAGGCTGAATACCCAGGTAATAGGATATTCTTCCAGTAAACAGAAAGAAAAAATTGACCGGGAGAATCTCCTTCAATACATAGCTCCGCAGGATCTTAAAGCCTACGGGCTGATACCGGAAATTGTCGGGAGGCTGCCCGTGCTTACTTATCTGAATCCGCTCGATCAGTCAGCACTCAAGCAGATCCTGACCGAGCCCAAAAACTCCATCGTTAAGCAATACAAAAAGTTGTTCGAACTGGACGGTAAAAAACTGACTTTCCAGGAAGAAGTGCTGGACTACATTGTACAGAAAGCCGTTGAGTTCAAACTGGGGGCTCGGGGGCTAAGGTCTATTTGTGAAGCCATCATGACAGACGTAATGTACGATATGCCCTCTATAGAGGATGAGGAGATAGAGATCACCCTTGATTACGCCAGGAAAAAGCTGGGGAAAGTCAATATGCACAGATTGAAAGTTGCATAA
- the clpP gene encoding ATP-dependent Clp endopeptidase proteolytic subunit ClpP, giving the protein MDSSKEFRKYATKHLGIGSMNLDRYASVYNGYINPTIIEERQLNVAQMDVFSRLMMDRIIFMGVPINDDVANIIQAQLLFLESTDPAKDIQIYLNSPGGAVHSGLGIYDTMQYINPDVSTICTGMAASMGAVILASGAPGKRSALPHSRVMIHQPMGGAEGAAADIEITAREILKLRKELYNLLAKHSGNTYKKIEKDSDRDYWMTAEEAQKYGMVDEVLLRTKDEEEENE; this is encoded by the coding sequence ATGGACTCAAGTAAGGAATTTAGAAAATATGCCACCAAACATCTAGGTATCGGAAGTATGAACCTGGATCGATATGCATCTGTTTATAATGGTTACATTAATCCAACAATTATCGAGGAAAGACAATTAAATGTAGCCCAGATGGATGTCTTTTCCAGGCTGATGATGGACCGGATTATTTTTATGGGTGTACCCATCAATGATGATGTTGCGAATATCATTCAGGCCCAGTTGCTTTTTCTGGAATCGACCGACCCGGCCAAAGACATTCAGATTTATCTGAACTCACCGGGTGGAGCTGTACATTCCGGATTAGGCATCTATGATACAATGCAATATATTAATCCTGATGTATCAACCATTTGTACAGGCATGGCTGCATCTATGGGTGCTGTGATTCTTGCTTCCGGAGCACCGGGCAAAAGATCCGCCCTTCCCCATTCAAGGGTCATGATTCATCAACCCATGGGAGGTGCAGAAGGTGCCGCCGCCGATATCGAAATTACAGCCAGGGAAATATTAAAGCTGAGAAAAGAGCTGTATAATCTACTGGCCAAACATTCGGGCAATACTTATAAAAAAATAGAAAAAGACTCTGACAGGGATTATTGGATGACCGCTGAAGAAGCCCAAAAATACGGAATGGTTGACGAAGTGCTTCTGCGTACGAAAGATGAAGAGGAAGAAAATGAATAA
- the tig gene encoding trigger factor gives MDITKENKDDLNAVLKVQVKPEDYKERVDQVVKDYKKKAKMDGFRPGKVPESLIRKMYGRSIKIEEINKLVSEKISEYIQNEDLQILGQPLPSHDEQKNINWDHDNEFEFAFDIGMAPDFELEISEEDKVPYYTIQVTDELIDKQVENYLERYGEFKPIDAVESKDEIISAHVSELDEEGNPKEDGIVKEDATLSLQVIKEEEIKNKFEGARVGDEIDIDLKKAFPNDTEISSMLNIDKEKAESLEGLFRISITEIKKFEKAELNQDLFDKIYGEGNVTSEEEFRQKIKEELEQHLKPESERKLTHDIKEYFVGKVNPKLPSEFLKRSLKETQQGENLSEEDIEKDFPRFQEDLKWDLIKNKIIKENDIQVDENEVLELAKQVTAQQFQQYGLGNLPDEQLEQYAPELLKKEEDRRKFYERKYEEKVVDFIKEHITLEEKEVTSEEFQEMLQEDQNKQSQE, from the coding sequence ATGGATATAACAAAAGAGAATAAAGACGATCTTAATGCAGTCCTGAAAGTTCAGGTTAAGCCTGAAGATTATAAGGAAAGGGTAGACCAGGTGGTGAAAGATTATAAGAAAAAAGCCAAAATGGACGGATTCAGGCCTGGGAAAGTACCCGAAAGCCTGATCAGAAAAATGTATGGCAGATCCATAAAAATTGAGGAGATCAACAAACTGGTCAGCGAAAAAATATCAGAATATATACAAAACGAAGATCTGCAAATATTAGGCCAGCCCTTGCCCAGTCATGATGAGCAGAAGAATATCAACTGGGATCACGACAATGAATTTGAATTTGCCTTCGACATAGGAATGGCTCCGGATTTTGAACTGGAAATATCAGAAGAGGATAAGGTTCCCTATTACACCATTCAGGTTACCGATGAGCTGATCGACAAACAGGTAGAAAATTACCTGGAAAGATACGGCGAGTTTAAACCCATCGATGCCGTGGAAAGTAAAGATGAAATCATTTCAGCCCACGTCAGCGAGCTGGATGAGGAAGGAAATCCGAAAGAGGACGGAATTGTCAAGGAGGACGCCACCCTTTCACTTCAGGTGATCAAGGAGGAGGAGATCAAGAATAAATTTGAAGGCGCCCGGGTGGGAGATGAAATTGACATAGATCTGAAAAAGGCATTTCCCAATGATACGGAAATTTCCTCCATGCTGAACATTGATAAAGAAAAGGCCGAAAGTCTCGAAGGGTTGTTCCGGATTTCTATTACTGAAATCAAGAAATTCGAAAAAGCCGAACTGAACCAGGACCTTTTCGACAAAATTTACGGAGAGGGCAATGTAACCTCAGAAGAAGAATTCAGGCAAAAAATCAAGGAAGAGCTTGAGCAACACCTGAAACCCGAAAGCGAAAGAAAGCTGACTCATGATATAAAGGAATATTTCGTGGGAAAGGTTAACCCGAAGCTCCCCAGTGAATTTCTGAAAAGATCGCTGAAAGAAACGCAACAAGGCGAAAATCTGTCAGAAGAGGATATCGAAAAGGACTTTCCCCGTTTTCAGGAAGATTTGAAATGGGACCTGATCAAAAATAAAATTATTAAGGAAAATGATATCCAGGTAGATGAAAATGAAGTGCTGGAACTGGCCAAACAGGTTACCGCTCAACAATTTCAACAATATGGTTTGGGAAATTTACCGGACGAACAACTGGAACAATATGCTCCCGAGTTACTTAAAAAGGAAGAAGACCGGAGAAAATTTTACGAACGCAAATACGAAGAAAAAGTAGTAGATTTTATCAAAGAACACATTACATTGGAAGAAAAAGAAGTAACTTCGGAGGAATTCCAGGAAATGCTCCAGGAAGATCAGAATAAACAATCACAGGAATAA
- the lptB gene encoding LPS export ABC transporter ATP-binding protein, whose translation MPEKTTLYTKDLIKRYKSRTVVNQISVKVSQGEIVGLLGPNGAGKTTTFYMIVGLIRPNRGRIFLDQKDITREPVYKRAKMGIGYLAQEASVFRKLTVEDNLRAVLEMSDIPKSEQKKRVEGLLDEFGLQRVRKNLGIQLSGGERRRTEIARALALNPKFMLLDEPFAGVDPIAVEDIQEIVTRLKNKNIGILITDHNVHETLSITNRAYLLFEGSIMKAGTSKELSEDEQVRKVYLGKNFELRNFN comes from the coding sequence ATGCCGGAAAAAACTACATTATATACAAAAGACCTTATTAAAAGGTATAAGTCAAGAACCGTTGTCAATCAAATCTCCGTAAAAGTATCACAGGGTGAAATTGTTGGTTTGCTTGGTCCGAACGGAGCAGGGAAAACCACAACATTTTACATGATCGTGGGGTTGATCAGACCCAACAGAGGAAGGATATTTCTGGACCAAAAGGACATCACGCGTGAGCCCGTGTATAAGAGAGCCAAGATGGGAATAGGATATCTGGCTCAGGAAGCCTCTGTTTTCAGAAAATTAACTGTGGAAGATAACCTGAGGGCGGTTCTGGAAATGTCAGATATCCCCAAATCCGAACAAAAAAAACGGGTTGAAGGGCTTCTTGATGAATTTGGACTTCAAAGGGTCCGGAAAAACCTGGGAATCCAGCTTTCCGGGGGCGAGCGAAGAAGGACGGAAATAGCACGGGCTCTGGCTCTTAACCCCAAATTCATGCTTCTTGACGAGCCCTTCGCAGGGGTTGATCCCATCGCAGTGGAAGACATACAGGAAATCGTTACGCGGTTAAAAAACAAAAATATTGGCATACTCATTACCGACCACAATGTGCATGAAACGCTTTCCATCACCAACAGGGCCTATTTACTTTTTGAGGGTTCCATTATGAAAGCCGGAACCTCTAAAGAGCTTTCCGAAGACGAACAAGTAAGAAAAGTATACCTGGGTAAGAATTTTGAACTCAGAAATTTTAATTAA
- the tatC gene encoding twin-arginine translocase subunit TatC, which yields MKEDKSNAQGFLEHLEELRWHLVRSIVAIVIVAIVVFIAKDYIFSNIILAPKNPEFFTNRVLCNLADKIQVDNLCINRTPLQIINIKMTGQFAMHIMISLVLGVILAFPFIFWEFWSFLKPALYEKEIQYSKGAVFFSSLLFIMGVLFGYFVITPLSVHFLGSYQVSEQVSNTIHLKSYIGTIASVALAAGLIFELPILIYFLSKAGLVYPEFLKTYRRHAIIIIFIMAAVITPPDVFSLALVTLPLVLLYEVGIVISRRIEKQKEREEREEDLAG from the coding sequence ATGAAGGAAGATAAAAGTAACGCTCAAGGTTTTTTAGAACATCTGGAAGAATTAAGATGGCATCTCGTACGCTCGATTGTTGCAATTGTAATTGTAGCTATTGTAGTTTTTATAGCAAAAGATTATATTTTCAGCAATATTATATTGGCTCCGAAAAACCCGGAGTTTTTCACAAATCGGGTTTTGTGCAACCTCGCAGACAAAATACAGGTGGATAACCTGTGTATAAACCGTACACCTCTGCAGATCATCAACATAAAAATGACCGGGCAGTTTGCCATGCATATCATGATTTCTTTGGTGCTCGGCGTAATACTTGCATTCCCGTTTATATTCTGGGAGTTCTGGAGTTTTCTCAAACCCGCATTATATGAAAAAGAAATACAATACAGCAAAGGTGCAGTATTTTTCAGTTCACTTCTTTTCATAATGGGTGTATTGTTTGGGTATTTTGTCATCACACCTCTGTCTGTGCATTTTCTTGGATCTTATCAGGTCAGTGAGCAGGTTTCCAATACCATTCACCTGAAATCCTATATCGGAACAATTGCCTCAGTGGCGCTTGCAGCCGGCCTGATTTTCGAACTGCCGATACTGATCTATTTCCTGAGCAAGGCGGGTCTGGTATATCCTGAATTTTTAAAAACCTACAGAAGGCATGCCATCATCATCATATTCATTATGGCAGCCGTAATTACTCCGCCGGATGTTTTCAGCCTGGCATTGGTGACATTACCGCTTGTACTGTTATACGAGGTAGGGATTGTCATTTCAAGAAGAATTGAAAAGCAGAAAGAAAGAGAAGAACGGGAAGAAGACCTGGCAGGATAA